Part of the Bacteroidales bacterium genome is shown below.
GTTATACTTAACAATAAACCCATAATTATATATTTGATTTTCATGTGATTTTTTTACAAAAATAATTCAATATGAGCGGGAACGAAAATTTACTCACAAAAAATTTTGGCGATTATTATATTATTTTCACAAAAGTTGAAACAGGGAAAAAATAAAAAACAACCCTAAATGGATTGTTTTTATGTAGCCCCACCGGGAATCGAACCTGGATTTAAAGTTTAGGAAACTTCCGTTCTATCCGTTGAACTATGGGGCCAATGCAGCAAAAGTACAAAAAACATAAATCTTACCGAAACTATTTTAGTTTCTTTTTCAGTCACCTCAACACTCAGCTCGGCCTATTTCACGACACATCCGTTATGAAAAACTTCAGTGGGCGAAACAAAACATAATTTTCCCTCACTGTTTTCCGCCATCAGTATCATGCCCTGCGAAGGAATGCCCTTGATTTCTTTTGGGGCAAGATTGGCAAGCAAAACCACTTTTTTTCCTATAATTTGTTCGGGCTGATAAAACTCTGCAATACCCGAAACCACAGTTCTGACGTCAATGCCTGTGTCGAGCTTCAGTTTTAGAAGTTTTTTTGTTTTGGGAACAACCTCAGCTTCAAGTATGGTTGCAGTTCTTAAATCCATGCGCGAAAAATCGTCATATTGTATAATGTCTTTTGCAGCTTGCAAGGCGATGTTATTTGCCTGGTTTTCTTTTTTGGTATCCATCAGTTTTTTTAATTGAAATTCTATGGCATCATCTTCAATTTTTTCGAACAACAGTTCCGGCTGGTTAATTTTATGCCCCGGTTTTAATAATTCCTTTTTACCGGCATCATTCCACAGATGTTTTTGGAAAATAAGCAGTTCGCAAAGTTTTTTTGCAGTGAATGGTAAAAACGGCTCCATTACTATGCTGAGATTAGCACATATCTGAAGTGCAATATTCATAATCGTTTTTACGCGTTCGGTATCAGTGGCGATGAGTTTCCATGGTTCAGTGTCAGCGAGGTATTTATTTCCAAGGCGCGCCAGGTTCATTGTTTCGGCAAGAGCTTCACGAAAACGAAATGCATCAAGACTTTCAGCAATAGTAACCGGAAATTTTGACAACTCAGCCAGCACTTGATTATCATAATCAGTTAAAATTGAACAAGCAGGAACTTCTCCGTTGTAATATTTGTGAGTAAGTACCAAAGCCCGGTTCACAAAATTTCCCAGTATGGCGACCAACTCGTTATTGTTTCTTGCCTGAAAATCTTTCCATGTAAAATCATTGTCTTTAGTTTCCGGGGCTGTTGCAGTCAGGGTATATCTTAAAACATCCTGTTTCCCCGGAAACTCCTGTAGATATTCGTGCAACCAGACAGCCCAATTACGGGAAGTAGAAATTTTATCTCCTTCCAGGTTTAAAAATTCGTTAGCAGGCACATTGTCAGGAAGAATATAACTGCCCTCTGCATGCAGTATGGACGGGAATACAATACAATGAAAAACAATATTGTCTTTTCCAATAAAATGCAACAGACGCGTTTCTTTGTCTTTCCAGTAAGTCTCCCAGTTTTTTCCATTTGTCGCAGCCCATTCTTTAGTTGCGGAAATATATCCGATAGGCGCATCAAACCATACATACAACACTTTCCCTTCGGCGCCGTCAACAGGCACTTTCACACCCCAGTCAAGGTCGCGGGTAACAGCACGCGGTTGCAGGCCCTGGTCAAGCCAGGATTTGCATTGTCCATAAACATTTGTTTTCCACTCTTTATGTTCTTCAAGTACCCACTGCCGGAGCCAGGGTTCGTACTTGTCGAGCGGCAAAAACCAGTGTTTGGTTTCTTTCAGTACAGGAAGATTTCCGCTTAAAACTGATTTTGGATTTATAAGGTCGGTGGCATTCAGAGACGTACCGCATTGTTCGCACTGATCACCGTATGCCTTTTCATTGTTGCAGTGAGGACAGGTCCCGGTAATATATCTGTCGGCAAGAAACTGTTTGGCTTCTTCGTCATAATATTGTTCGGTGGTTTTTTCAATGAACTCGCCTTTATCGTAAAGTGTTTTAAAAATTTCCGAAGAAGTTTCGTGATGTGTTTTATTGGAAGTTCGGGAATAAATATCAAAAGAAATTCCAAATTCTTCAAAAGATGTTTTAATAATATTATGATATTTATCGACAATATCTTTAGGTGTGCATTTTTCGTTACGGGCTTTTATGGTAATGGGAACCCCATGCTCGTCGGAACCTCCGATAAAAATTACTTCTTCGCCTTTTGAGCGCAGATAACGTGCATAAATATCTGCGGGGACATAAACACCTGCAAGATGCCCGATATGTACAGGCCCATTGGCATAGGGCAGGGCAGAGGTTATGGTGGTTCGTTTATATTTTTTTTGTGGATGCTCCATGAAAAAAGTTTTTTGTAAAACAAGATGCTAATAAATGCAAAATTAATTATTCCTGTTTATATTTATTTGTAATAATTCTTGTCATTTATTTTTATGCGGGTAAAAAATTTTATTTAGATTTGACATTACAATAATTTTGGAAAGTTAATTATTAAAGAAATACCAGAACTCTGTGTTCTTCATTAAAATCTCCGTGAACTCTGTGGTTTATTACATTATTCACTAACCACAGAGAAACAGAGTAAAAACAGAGCAACACAGTGTTTGGGACATAATCACATTTATGTATCATTGACTTGTAATTTTTACCAATGACCTTAACGCTTAAGACTCCTCAACCATTATGTGTCGGTGATAAAATCGGCATCGCCGCTCCGGCCCGCAAGATAAGCCCCGAAGAGCTTCAATTTGCATTGGATATTTTTAAAAGCTGGGGACTGGAACCGGTTTTTGCTTCTAACCTTTTTTTAAGCGACCATCAATATGCTGGCACCGATGAAGAGCGGATTACGGGTTTTCAGGAACTGCTTGATAATCCTGATATAAAAGCAATAATATGCGCACGGGGTGGTTATGGCACATTACGAATTATCGACAACTTTGATTTTTCTTTCTTTGCCGCCAAACCAAAATGGATTGCTGGCTATAGTGATGTTACTATATTGCATTCGCATATCAACAACTTGTATGCAACAGAGACACTTCACTGTTCCATGCCGCTTAGTTTTCTGGCCAACACATCTGAAGCGCTTGAAAGTTTAAGAAAAGCTTTGTTTGGAGAGCCAATTACATATTCTGTTTCTGGCCACGAATTCGACAAGACAGGAGAAACATCAGGAATATTGACCGGTGGAAATTTATCTATTTTGTATGCCTTGAGCGACTCCGTATCTGATATTGATACAAAAGGAAAAATATTGTTTATTGAAGATCTTGAAGAATACCTGTATCATATTGACCGCATGATGATGCAACTGAAGCGTTCGGGGAAACTGCAAAACCTAGCAGGGCTTATTGTTGGCGGCATGAGCAATATGAATGACAATACGGTTCCTTTCGGAAAAAGCGCTTATGAAATCATTGCAGAACATGTTACTCCCTACAGCTATCCTGTATGCTTCGGTTTCCCTGCAGGGCATATAGAAGACAATCGGGCTCTTATATTTGGCAGGGAAGTTAAGTTGGTAGTTTCTGATACCGGCTCTGAGTTGTGCTTTGAATAAGCTTGTCGTAACGCAGATGCTTTTCTGCGCTTCCATAATAAAAAAAATACTATTTTTGAAAATCATTACTAACAAAAAAATATCTATGAAAAAACTATTTCTAACAACAGCAGTTATGTTCTTTTTTATTTTTCAGAACAGCAACGCATGTACAAATTTTATCATTACTAAAGGTGCTTCCACCGATGGCTCGGTGATGATTTCTTATACGGCCGACTCCCACCAGCTTTATGGTGAACTTTATTACAAGCCCGCCCAGGATTATCCCGAAGGAACCACGATGGATGTTTATGAATGGGACACCGGGGAATTCCGCGGGAAAATCAAACAAGCCCTTCACACCTATTCGGT
Proteins encoded:
- the metG gene encoding methionine--tRNA ligase — protein: MEHPQKKYKRTTITSALPYANGPVHIGHLAGVYVPADIYARYLRSKGEEVIFIGGSDEHGVPITIKARNEKCTPKDIVDKYHNIIKTSFEEFGISFDIYSRTSNKTHHETSSEIFKTLYDKGEFIEKTTEQYYDEEAKQFLADRYITGTCPHCNNEKAYGDQCEQCGTSLNATDLINPKSVLSGNLPVLKETKHWFLPLDKYEPWLRQWVLEEHKEWKTNVYGQCKSWLDQGLQPRAVTRDLDWGVKVPVDGAEGKVLYVWFDAPIGYISATKEWAATNGKNWETYWKDKETRLLHFIGKDNIVFHCIVFPSILHAEGSYILPDNVPANEFLNLEGDKISTSRNWAVWLHEYLQEFPGKQDVLRYTLTATAPETKDNDFTWKDFQARNNNELVAILGNFVNRALVLTHKYYNGEVPACSILTDYDNQVLAELSKFPVTIAESLDAFRFREALAETMNLARLGNKYLADTEPWKLIATDTERVKTIMNIALQICANLSIVMEPFLPFTAKKLCELLIFQKHLWNDAGKKELLKPGHKINQPELLFEKIEDDAIEFQLKKLMDTKKENQANNIALQAAKDIIQYDDFSRMDLRTATILEAEVVPKTKKLLKLKLDTGIDVRTVVSGIAEFYQPEQIIGKKVVLLANLAPKEIKGIPSQGMILMAENSEGKLCFVSPTEVFHNGCVVK
- a CDS encoding LD-carboxypeptidase, which produces MTLTLKTPQPLCVGDKIGIAAPARKISPEELQFALDIFKSWGLEPVFASNLFLSDHQYAGTDEERITGFQELLDNPDIKAIICARGGYGTLRIIDNFDFSFFAAKPKWIAGYSDVTILHSHINNLYATETLHCSMPLSFLANTSEALESLRKALFGEPITYSVSGHEFDKTGETSGILTGGNLSILYALSDSVSDIDTKGKILFIEDLEEYLYHIDRMMMQLKRSGKLQNLAGLIVGGMSNMNDNTVPFGKSAYEIIAEHVTPYSYPVCFGFPAGHIEDNRALIFGREVKLVVSDTGSELCFE